A single Desulfovibrio porci DNA region contains:
- a CDS encoding nitrate reductase, which produces MNASRREFLRCFAMSAAVAAASGTGFATLAQAADDNRPDKWVKGVCRYCGTGCGVMVGVKNGKAVAIQGDPNNHNAGLLCLKGSMLIPVLNSRERVTQPMLRRRKGGELEPVSWDEALDLMARKFRASIDAYGPDSVAWYGSGQCLTEETYVANKIFKGGFGTNNVDGNPRLCMASAVGGYLTSFGKDEPMGTYADIDHATCFFIIGSNTSEAHPVLFRRIARRKQMEPGVKIIVADPRRTNTSRIADLHIAFRPGTDLALMHSMAWVIINEELDNPRFWQRYVNFMGLDGKPSDFEGYKAFLEDFRPEKAAEICRIPVEQIYAAARAFAESPATMSLWCMGINQRVQGVAANNLIHNLHLLTGQICRPGATPFSLTGQPNACGGVRDGGALSHLLPAGRMVANPKHRAEMEKLWGLPEGRIAPKPGYHTVALFEALGKGDVKCMLICETNPAQTLPNLNKFHKAMSNPESFIVCIEAFPDAVTLQYADLVLAPAFWCERDGVYGCGERRYALTEKAVEPPAQCRPTVNTLVEFAKRAGVDPKLVNFRNAEDVWNEWRMVSKGTTYDFWGMTRDRLRKESGLIWPCPGEDHPGTSLRYVRGQDPNVPADHPDRFFFYGKPDGKAVIWMRPYKGAAEEPDAEYPLYLTSMRVIDHWHTATMTGKVPELQKANPAAYVEINAEDAAAAGIRQDDTVVVETRRASMELPARVSDVCRPGLIAVPFFDPKKLVNKFFLDATDPASREPEYKICAARIRKA; this is translated from the coding sequence ATGAATGCTTCCCGTCGCGAATTTTTACGCTGTTTTGCCATGTCCGCCGCCGTGGCCGCGGCTTCGGGCACAGGGTTCGCCACCCTGGCCCAGGCCGCGGACGACAACCGGCCGGACAAATGGGTCAAGGGCGTCTGCCGCTATTGCGGCACGGGCTGCGGCGTCATGGTCGGCGTCAAAAACGGCAAGGCCGTGGCCATTCAGGGCGATCCCAACAACCACAACGCCGGGCTGCTCTGCCTCAAGGGCTCCATGCTCATTCCGGTGCTCAATTCCAGGGAGCGCGTGACCCAGCCCATGCTGCGCCGCCGCAAGGGCGGCGAGCTGGAACCTGTGAGCTGGGACGAAGCCCTGGACCTGATGGCCCGAAAGTTCCGCGCCAGCATCGACGCCTACGGGCCGGACTCCGTGGCCTGGTACGGTTCGGGCCAGTGCCTGACCGAAGAAACCTACGTGGCCAACAAGATTTTCAAGGGCGGCTTCGGCACCAACAACGTGGACGGCAACCCCCGCCTGTGCATGGCCTCTGCCGTGGGCGGCTACCTGACCAGTTTCGGCAAGGACGAGCCCATGGGCACCTATGCCGACATTGACCACGCCACCTGTTTTTTCATCATCGGCTCCAACACCTCCGAGGCCCATCCCGTGCTTTTCCGGCGCATCGCCCGCCGCAAGCAGATGGAGCCGGGGGTCAAAATCATCGTGGCCGACCCGCGCCGCACCAACACCTCGCGCATCGCGGATCTGCATATCGCCTTCCGTCCCGGCACGGACCTGGCCCTCATGCACAGCATGGCCTGGGTCATCATCAATGAAGAGCTGGACAATCCCCGTTTCTGGCAGCGTTACGTCAACTTTATGGGACTGGACGGCAAGCCTTCGGATTTTGAAGGCTACAAGGCCTTTCTGGAGGATTTCCGGCCGGAAAAGGCGGCGGAGATCTGCCGCATCCCGGTGGAGCAGATCTATGCGGCGGCCCGCGCCTTTGCCGAATCCCCGGCGACCATGAGCCTCTGGTGCATGGGCATCAACCAGCGGGTGCAGGGTGTGGCGGCCAACAACCTGATTCACAACCTCCATCTGCTCACCGGCCAGATCTGCCGTCCGGGGGCCACGCCCTTCTCGCTCACGGGCCAGCCCAACGCCTGCGGCGGCGTGCGCGACGGCGGCGCGCTTTCCCATCTGCTGCCCGCCGGGCGCATGGTGGCCAATCCCAAGCACCGGGCCGAGATGGAAAAGCTCTGGGGTCTGCCGGAAGGCCGCATCGCGCCCAAGCCCGGCTACCACACGGTGGCCCTGTTCGAAGCCTTGGGCAAGGGCGACGTGAAATGCATGCTGATCTGCGAAACCAACCCGGCGCAGACCCTGCCGAACCTGAACAAATTCCACAAGGCCATGTCCAATCCGGAATCCTTTATCGTCTGCATTGAGGCTTTTCCGGACGCCGTAACCCTGCAATACGCCGACCTGGTGCTGGCCCCGGCCTTCTGGTGCGAGCGCGACGGCGTCTACGGCTGCGGCGAGCGGCGCTACGCCCTGACCGAAAAGGCCGTGGAACCGCCGGCCCAGTGCCGCCCCACGGTCAACACCCTGGTGGAATTCGCCAAGCGCGCGGGCGTGGACCCCAAGCTGGTGAACTTCAGGAACGCCGAGGACGTCTGGAACGAATGGCGCATGGTGTCCAAGGGCACCACCTATGACTTCTGGGGTATGACCCGTGACCGGCTGCGCAAGGAGTCGGGCCTGATCTGGCCCTGCCCCGGCGAGGACCATCCGGGCACAAGCCTGCGCTACGTGCGCGGGCAGGATCCCAACGTGCCCGCGGATCATCCCGACCGTTTCTTCTTTTACGGCAAGCCCGACGGCAAGGCCGTGATCTGGATGCGGCCCTACAAGGGCGCGGCGGAAGAACCGGATGCGGAATATCCGCTTTACCTGACCTCCATGCGGGTCATTGATCACTGGCACACCGCCACCATGACCGGCAAGGTGCCGGAACTGCAAAAGGCCAACCCGGCGGCCTATGTGGAAATCAACGCCGAGGACGCGGCCGCGGCCGGCATCAGGCAGGACGACACGGTGGTGGTGGAAACCCGGCGCGCGTCCATGGAGCTTCCGGCCAGGGTCAGCGATGTCTGCCGTCCGGGCCTGATCGCCGTGCCTTTTTTTGATCCCAAGAAGCTGGTCAACAAATTTTTCCTGGACGCCACGGACCCGGCTTCGCGCGAGCCGGAGTACAAGATCTGCGCGGCGCGCATCCGGAAAGCCTGA
- a CDS encoding chaperone NapD, which produces MAIAGIVLSVTEGRLPETREALRAFHGIVDVRALEDGCKLAAVLESPSRRLQEDLEALNGLDHVLQLDVAYVNYEEDLDGRGHMDCPPDGGHRPRRCGGAPGRGAL; this is translated from the coding sequence ATGGCTATCGCGGGTATTGTGCTCAGTGTGACGGAAGGACGCCTGCCGGAAACGCGCGAGGCCCTGCGGGCCTTTCACGGCATCGTGGACGTGCGGGCTCTGGAAGACGGCTGCAAGCTGGCGGCGGTGCTGGAAAGCCCGTCCCGGCGTCTGCAGGAGGACCTGGAAGCTCTGAACGGCCTGGATCACGTGCTGCAACTGGATGTGGCTTACGTCAATTATGAGGAAGACCTGGACGGCCGGGGCCATATGGACTGTCCGCCGGATGGCGGGCACAGGCCCCGCCGTTGCGGCGGCGCGCCGGGGAGGGGGGCTTTGTGA
- a CDS encoding 4Fe-4S dicluster domain-containing protein: MSLFQPPLRPPGAASEEDFTRLCVRCGRCVEVCPHQSLELMGGFGRQRRTPRVNPRREPCRLCMKCPPVCPSGALDPSVTDMRRAGMGRAYILKDRCHNYTDGTICMTCYDRCPLRGSAVVLSGGVTPAVTTACVGCGVCEYVCPVQAVEVLPAPVCWTPPTAAPTLKAPGDGA; this comes from the coding sequence GTGAGCCTGTTCCAGCCGCCGTTGCGCCCTCCGGGCGCGGCATCGGAAGAGGATTTTACACGTTTGTGCGTGCGTTGCGGCCGGTGCGTGGAGGTCTGCCCGCATCAGAGCCTGGAGCTGATGGGCGGCTTCGGGCGCCAGCGGCGCACGCCGCGTGTGAATCCGCGCAGGGAACCGTGCCGATTGTGCATGAAATGCCCGCCGGTCTGCCCCTCGGGCGCGCTGGACCCGTCGGTGACGGACATGCGCCGCGCGGGCATGGGGCGGGCCTATATTCTCAAAGACCGCTGCCACAATTACACGGACGGCACCATCTGCATGACCTGCTATGACCGCTGCCCCCTGCGCGGCAGCGCGGTGGTCCTCTCCGGGGGCGTCACCCCGGCGGTCACCACGGCCTGCGTGGGCTGCGGCGTTTGCGAATATGTCTGCCCGGTTCAGGCCGTGGAAGTGTTGCCCGCGCCCGTGTGTTGGACGCCGCCCACGGCGGCGCCGACGCTCAAAGCTCCCGGAGACGGCGCATGA
- a CDS encoding 4Fe-4S binding protein, with product MMPVFSLYVSLRRCVQVLTGLVFCLLPWLNALGVQWISGSLFALDLKGVPFADPVAVLQVAAGGFAPAGRLLAGAALSLALALSLGRVFCSWICPYGLFSELIYGLRRRAAGTRAESGPVWRDRAFLLKAGIVLLGLAGAVALGFPLLSQISMPGELSLAPLVVWQEAGRATAAALPILLFGILALPGALLAVEAFSGKRFWCRYICPQSVLLGLAARCLPARLPGLRVRWRAIDCTCKEEKPCRAACSLALNPRQLDGPSRRDCTMCGDCLKACAGRGGALRWQWRAAVRHKPGGGGIGS from the coding sequence ATGATGCCCGTTTTTAGCCTGTATGTGTCTTTGCGGCGTTGCGTCCAGGTCCTGACCGGGTTAGTATTCTGCCTGTTACCCTGGCTTAACGCCCTGGGCGTTCAGTGGATCAGCGGCAGCCTGTTCGCCCTGGACCTCAAGGGCGTGCCTTTCGCCGATCCCGTGGCCGTCCTGCAGGTAGCCGCCGGAGGTTTCGCGCCCGCGGGCCGCCTTTTGGCGGGGGCCGCGCTGTCGCTGGCGCTGGCGTTGTCGCTGGGCCGGGTGTTCTGTAGCTGGATATGCCCCTACGGCCTGTTTTCAGAGTTGATTTACGGCCTACGGCGACGCGCGGCCGGTACAAGGGCGGAAAGCGGCCCTGTATGGCGGGACAGGGCTTTTCTGCTCAAGGCCGGCATCGTGCTGCTGGGCCTTGCGGGCGCGGTTGCTCTGGGCTTTCCCCTGCTGAGCCAGATATCCATGCCCGGCGAGCTTTCACTGGCTCCTTTGGTCGTCTGGCAGGAAGCGGGCCGCGCGACTGCGGCGGCCCTGCCGATTCTGCTGTTTGGGATCCTCGCTCTGCCGGGAGCGTTGCTGGCGGTGGAGGCCTTCAGCGGCAAACGCTTCTGGTGCCGGTATATCTGTCCTCAGTCCGTGCTGCTGGGGCTGGCCGCGCGCTGTCTGCCCGCCCGGTTGCCGGGCCTGCGCGTGCGCTGGAGGGCGATAGACTGCACCTGCAAGGAGGAAAAACCCTGCCGCGCGGCCTGTTCGCTGGCTCTCAATCCGCGCCAGCTTGACGGCCCGTCCCGGCGGGATTGCACAATGTGCGGCGATTGCCTTAAGGCCTGCGCCGGGCGCGGCGGCGCGTTGCGCTGGCAATGGCGCGCCGCTGTACGGCACAAGCCGGGAGGCGGCGGGATCGGATCATAG
- a CDS encoding FmdE family protein, whose product MGIGQWSHAEFMAEVLKFHGHAAPGVIIGGYMVEKARRALPEGILFDAVSETVQCLPDAVQMLTPCTVGNGWLRIFNFGIYALSLYDKYTGEGVRVRLDVDKLDCWPHTRIWLLKEKPKSEQEPELLRAEMAEAAMDMLSLSHIRIRPELLRRKGKGAIARCPLCGEWYPAAFGRICRSCQGDSPYEQGPGLAFHEPQLTAVPVEQAVGQHALHDMTRIVPQQSKGAAFTAGQNLDAGDICRLQQMGRFRVYTEEAAGDNPDFVHEDAAARAFAGLMPGEGVVPQGEPREGKINFCADLDGLFEVDRERLTAFNLLPDVMCATRHSMSVVRKGARLAGSRAIPLFLPRPVFLKAMNLLDDGPLFRVRPMRKARVGTLVTGTEVFQGLIQDRFAPIIRQKAENLGCTVVGERVAPDDAPAIGAALAQLLDLGADLIVTTAGLSVDPDDVTRKALLDAGLTDMLFGLPVLPGAMTLLGRLGGAQVLGVPACALFYKTTALDLMLPRLLVNIAMSRADLASLGHGGLCLECKSCDFPKCTFGR is encoded by the coding sequence ATGGGTATCGGGCAGTGGTCGCATGCGGAGTTTATGGCGGAAGTGCTCAAGTTCCACGGACACGCGGCTCCCGGCGTGATCATCGGCGGCTATATGGTGGAGAAGGCCCGCCGCGCCCTGCCGGAAGGCATTCTTTTCGATGCCGTTTCCGAAACCGTGCAATGCCTGCCCGACGCCGTGCAGATGCTCACGCCCTGCACCGTGGGCAACGGCTGGCTGCGTATTTTCAATTTCGGCATCTACGCGCTTTCGCTGTATGACAAGTATACGGGCGAAGGCGTGCGGGTGCGCCTGGACGTGGACAAGCTGGACTGCTGGCCGCATACCCGTATCTGGCTGCTCAAGGAAAAACCCAAATCCGAGCAGGAACCGGAACTGTTGCGCGCGGAAATGGCCGAAGCGGCCATGGACATGCTCAGCCTGAGCCATATCAGGATCAGGCCCGAACTGCTGCGGCGCAAAGGCAAGGGGGCCATCGCGCGCTGTCCCCTCTGCGGGGAATGGTATCCGGCGGCTTTCGGCAGGATCTGCCGCTCCTGCCAGGGCGACAGCCCTTATGAACAGGGACCCGGCCTGGCCTTTCACGAGCCGCAATTGACGGCGGTGCCCGTGGAGCAGGCTGTGGGGCAGCACGCTCTGCACGACATGACCAGGATCGTGCCGCAGCAGTCCAAGGGCGCGGCTTTCACAGCCGGGCAAAACCTCGATGCGGGCGATATCTGTCGTTTGCAGCAGATGGGGCGCTTTCGGGTCTATACCGAGGAGGCCGCCGGGGACAATCCGGACTTTGTGCATGAGGACGCGGCGGCCAGGGCCTTTGCCGGGCTCATGCCTGGCGAGGGCGTCGTGCCGCAGGGCGAGCCGCGCGAGGGCAAGATCAATTTTTGCGCCGATCTCGACGGGCTTTTCGAGGTGGACCGGGAGCGCCTTACGGCCTTCAACCTGCTGCCCGATGTGATGTGCGCCACGCGCCACAGCATGAGCGTGGTCCGCAAAGGCGCGCGCCTGGCGGGCAGCCGGGCCATTCCTCTGTTCCTGCCGCGTCCGGTTTTCCTCAAGGCCATGAATCTGCTGGATGACGGCCCGTTATTCCGGGTGCGACCCATGCGCAAGGCCAGGGTCGGCACGCTGGTCACGGGCACGGAGGTGTTCCAGGGCCTGATTCAGGACCGTTTCGCCCCCATTATCCGCCAGAAGGCCGAAAATCTGGGCTGCACCGTGGTGGGCGAGCGCGTGGCGCCGGATGACGCCCCGGCCATCGGCGCGGCCCTCGCGCAGTTGCTGGATCTGGGCGCGGATCTGATCGTCACCACCGCCGGATTGTCCGTGGACCCTGATGACGTGACCCGAAAGGCACTGCTGGACGCCGGTCTGACGGATATGCTCTTCGGCCTGCCCGTGTTGCCCGGCGCCATGACCCTGCTGGGCCGCCTCGGCGGCGCTCAGGTGCTGGGCGTTCCCGCCTGCGCGCTGTTCTACAAAACCACGGCTCTGGATCTGATGCTGCCGCGCCTGCTCGTCAATATCGCCATGAGCCGGGCCGACCTTGCCTCGCTGGGGCACGGCGGCCTCTGCCTGGAATGTAAGAGCTGTGATTTCCCCAAATGCACGTTCGGGCGCTGA
- a CDS encoding glycerate kinase type-2 family protein, whose amino-acid sequence MERQRTILQRILGAALEAVAPDGALLRHLRLDGPGRAGLVADGRRRDLAGRRVRVLGAGKGVAPMALALEDMLGQRIDEGFIVVKYDHGLPLKRIRQAEAGHPVPDASGVRATQHMLDMARTCTEQDLLICLLTGGASALTPAPAPGLSLADLQRTTQLLLDCGAAIHEINAVRKHLSAFSGGQLARAAGGASVLSVIVSDVVGDPLDVIASGPTAPDASSFADCREILGRFGLEDKLPAVVREYLRAGLAGRVPETPKPGDPLFGRVQNILAATNRQALDAAAVAAEACGYIPCVLTDQMTGEARQKAVELTGEALRRAGSLGPDGKGLCLLAGGETTVTIRGRGRGGRNQEMALAAALELEDQPRVCALFAGTDGTDGPTDAAGGFAFSDSVARMGGREAARALLAENDSNAALALSGDLLVTGPTRTNVMDLAVLLVERP is encoded by the coding sequence ATGGAGCGACAGCGTACAATACTGCAGCGTATTTTGGGCGCGGCCCTGGAGGCGGTAGCCCCGGATGGCGCGCTTTTACGCCATTTGCGCCTTGATGGGCCGGGCCGGGCCGGGCTTGTGGCCGACGGCCGCCGCCGGGATCTGGCGGGCCGCCGGGTGCGGGTGCTGGGTGCGGGCAAGGGAGTCGCGCCCATGGCGTTGGCCCTGGAGGACATGCTGGGTCAGCGCATTGATGAGGGCTTCATTGTAGTCAAGTACGACCATGGCCTGCCCCTGAAGCGCATCCGGCAGGCCGAGGCCGGGCATCCCGTGCCGGACGCGTCCGGCGTGCGGGCCACCCAACACATGCTGGACATGGCCCGGACCTGCACGGAACAGGATTTGCTGATCTGTCTGCTCACGGGCGGGGCTAGCGCCCTGACGCCGGCCCCCGCTCCGGGCCTGAGCCTTGCGGACCTTCAGCGGACCACGCAGCTTCTGCTGGACTGCGGGGCGGCCATTCATGAGATCAACGCCGTGCGCAAGCATCTGTCGGCCTTCAGCGGCGGGCAGTTGGCCCGCGCCGCCGGTGGAGCCTCCGTGCTCAGCGTCATCGTGTCCGACGTGGTCGGCGATCCCCTGGATGTCATCGCGTCCGGCCCCACCGCGCCGGACGCCTCCAGCTTTGCCGACTGCCGTGAAATACTCGGCCGTTTCGGTCTTGAGGACAAGCTGCCTGCGGTCGTGCGGGAATATCTGCGGGCCGGTCTGGCCGGGCGCGTGCCGGAAACCCCCAAGCCGGGCGATCCGCTTTTCGGCCGAGTGCAGAACATTCTGGCGGCCACCAACCGTCAGGCCCTGGATGCCGCCGCGGTCGCCGCTGAAGCCTGCGGCTATATTCCCTGCGTGCTGACTGACCAGATGACGGGGGAGGCCCGGCAAAAAGCCGTGGAATTGACGGGTGAGGCCCTCCGCCGCGCCGGGAGCCTGGGGCCGGACGGCAAGGGCCTCTGCCTGCTGGCCGGCGGGGAAACCACAGTGACCATCCGGGGCAGGGGCAGGGGAGGCCGCAACCAGGAAATGGCTCTGGCCGCAGCTCTGGAACTGGAGGATCAGCCGCGCGTTTGCGCTCTTTTCGCGGGGACGGACGGCACGGACGGCCCCACGGACGCGGCGGGCGGCTTTGCCTTCAGCGACAGCGTGGCCAGGATGGGAGGGCGGGAGGCCGCCCGCGCCCTGCTGGCCGAGAACGACAGCAACGCGGCGCTGGCGCTGAGCGGCGATCTGCTGGTGACCGGACCCACCCGTACCAATGTCATGGATCTGGCCGTACTTCTGGTGGAGCGGCCCTGA
- a CDS encoding Fur family transcriptional regulator → MAQIQTRMTRQRAVILEELRKTKSHPTADELYSIVRERLPRISLGTVYRNLDFLADSGEIRRLEAAGSTKRFDGDISWHQHVRCLRCGRIGDVMQPLATPPVEGIEVEGFSSIVGSRIEFDGICDECAGRQNEVQ, encoded by the coding sequence ATGGCTCAAATCCAGACAAGAATGACACGGCAACGTGCCGTGATTTTAGAAGAATTACGCAAAACGAAGAGCCACCCCACGGCCGATGAGCTCTACAGTATTGTACGGGAACGCCTGCCGCGCATCAGTTTGGGTACCGTTTACCGTAATCTTGACTTCCTGGCTGACAGCGGCGAGATTCGCCGCCTGGAAGCGGCCGGTTCCACCAAACGCTTTGACGGGGATATTTCCTGGCATCAGCATGTGCGCTGCCTGCGTTGCGGGCGCATCGGCGACGTGATGCAGCCCCTGGCCACTCCCCCTGTGGAGGGCATCGAAGTGGAGGGCTTTTCCTCCATCGTGGGATCGCGCATCGAATTTGACGGCATCTGCGATGAGTGCGCGGGCCGCCAGAACGAAGTGCAGTAG
- a CDS encoding bacterioferritin — MAANKKSRKEKVIEVLNKARSMELFAIHQYMNQHYSLDDQDYGELAANMKLIAIDEMRHAENFAERIKQLGGEPTAQKDGSVKTGQTVPAIYEGDVDLEDNTIECYNQFIKVCEEEGDNVTARLFERIIDEEQAHLNYYENTAGHIKTLGDTYLAKIAGTPSDTGPSKGFVTGTGADA; from the coding sequence ATGGCAGCCAATAAAAAATCCCGCAAAGAGAAAGTCATTGAAGTGCTTAACAAGGCCCGCAGCATGGAGCTGTTCGCCATCCATCAGTATATGAACCAGCATTACAGCCTGGATGACCAGGATTACGGCGAGCTGGCCGCCAATATGAAGCTGATCGCCATTGACGAAATGCGCCACGCCGAGAATTTCGCCGAGCGAATCAAGCAACTGGGCGGCGAACCCACGGCCCAGAAAGACGGCAGTGTGAAAACCGGCCAGACCGTGCCCGCCATCTATGAAGGCGATGTGGACCTCGAAGACAATACCATCGAGTGCTACAACCAGTTCATCAAGGTCTGTGAGGAAGAAGGCGACAACGTCACCGCCCGCCTGTTCGAGCGGATCATCGACGAAGAGCAGGCCCACCTGAACTACTATGAAAACACCGCCGGGCACATTAAGACCCTGGGAGACACCTATCTGGCGAAGATCGCCGGCACGCCTTCCGATACGGGGCCGTCCAAGGGCTTTGTAACCGGTACCGGCGCCGACGCCTGA
- a CDS encoding rubredoxin, whose translation MADPKDIWRCQMVNCGYMYDPDRGDKRHKIPAGTRFEDLPDDWRCPVCGAAKKSFRRLSDET comes from the coding sequence ATGGCTGATCCAAAGGATATCTGGCGTTGCCAGATGGTCAATTGCGGTTATATGTATGATCCCGACCGGGGCGACAAGCGGCATAAGATTCCCGCCGGCACCAGGTTTGAGGATCTTCCCGATGACTGGCGCTGCCCGGTTTGCGGAGCCGCCAAAAAGAGTTTCCGCCGCCTGAGCGACGAGACATAA
- the tnpA gene encoding IS200/IS605 family transposase, whose amino-acid sequence MGDVKSLAHTRWNCKYHVVFAPKYRRQVFYGEKKRAIGEILRKLCEWKDVNIVEAECCPDHIHMLLEIPPKMSVSSFMGYLKGKSSLMIYEQFGDLKFKYRSREFWCRGFYVDTVGKNKAKIQDYIKHQLEQDKLGAQLSLPYPGSPFTGRK is encoded by the coding sequence ATGGGTGACGTCAAAAGTCTAGCCCACACACGGTGGAACTGCAAATATCACGTGGTATTTGCGCCCAAATATCGCCGGCAGGTGTTTTACGGAGAGAAGAAAAGAGCCATCGGAGAAATACTGCGTAAATTGTGTGAGTGGAAGGATGTGAACATTGTGGAAGCTGAATGTTGCCCGGACCACATTCACATGCTGCTTGAAATCCCACCCAAAATGAGTGTGTCGAGTTTTATGGGGTATTTGAAGGGCAAGAGCAGTTTGATGATCTACGAGCAATTTGGTGATCTCAAGTTCAAATATCGCAGTCGCGAATTTTGGTGCCGTGGTTTTTACGTGGATACGGTAGGTAAAAACAAAGCGAAAATACAGGATTACATAAAGCATCAGTTGGAACAGGACAAACTTGGTGCGCAACTGAGCCTTCCCTACCCAGGAAGCCCGTTTACGGGCCGCAAGTAG